From a single Salmo salar chromosome ssa22, Ssal_v3.1, whole genome shotgun sequence genomic region:
- the LOC106597970 gene encoding L-rhamnose-binding lectin CSL3-like, translating into MASVRKVLQSSAYITEAALPAIRTSTRRVIICEGSDSQLLCDRGEIHIQRANYGRCQHDVCSIGRPQEQLKNTNCINQSTTSTMAERCDGERQCIVKVSNSVFGDPCVGTYKYLDVAYTCD; encoded by the exons ATGGCATCTgtccgcaaggtgctacagagtagtgcgtacatcactgaggccgcgCTCCCTGCCATCAGGACCTCGACACGACGTGT CATCATATGTGAAGGCTCTGATTCCCAACTACTATGTG ATCGGGGTGAGATCCATATTCAGCGTGCCAACTATGGTCGTTGTCAACACGATGTGTGTTCCATTGGGCGCCCACAGGAACAACTCAAAAACACCAACTGCATCAACCAATCCACCACCAGCACAATGGCAGAAAG GTGTGACGGAGAGCGCCAGTGTATTGTCAAGGTATCCAACTCCGTGTTCGGCGACCCCTGTGTCGGAACTTATAAGTACTTGGATGTGGCTTACACCTGTGACTGA
- the LOC106597128 gene encoding L-rhamnose-binding lectin CSL3-like: protein MQMVRLTVVALLAAACCTITDGAISITCEGHDAFLQCDGGKIQIKRANYGRRKHDVCSIGRPDNQLTDTNCLSQSSTSKMAERCDGRSQCVVPASNLVFGDPCVGTYKYLDTKYSCVQQHKTISSIVCEGSDSQLLCDRGEIHIQRANYGRRQHDVCSIGRPQEQLKNTNCLSQSSTSTMAERCDGERQCIVEVSNSVFGDPCVGTYKYLDVAYTCD, encoded by the exons ATGCAAATGGTCAGACTGACAGTGGTTGCAT TGCTGGCTGCAGCTTGCTGTACAATAACAGATggag CAATCAGCATCACGTGTGAAGGCCATGATGCTTTCTTGCAATGTG ATGGAGGTAAGATCCAAATCAAGCGTGCCAACTATGGTCGTCGTAAACACGATGTGTGTTCCATTGGGCGCCCCGATAACCAACTCACCGACACCAACTGCCTCAGCCAATCCTCCACCAGCAAGATGGCAGAAAG GTGCGATGGAAGGAGCCAGTGTGTTGTCCCGGCATCCAATTTGGTTTTTGGGGACCCCTGTGTTGGGACTTACAAGTACCTGGACACCAAATACTCCTGTGTCCAACAGCACAAAACAA TAAGCAGCATCGTATGTGAAGGCTCTGATTCCCAACTACTATGTG ATCGGGGTGAGATCCATATTCAGCGTGCCAACTATGGTCGTCGTCAACACGATGTGTGTTCCATTGGGCGCCCACAGGAACAACTCAAAAACACCAACTGCCTCAGCCAATCCAGCACCAGCACAATGGCAGAAAG GTGTGACGGAGAGCGCCAGTGTATTGTCGAGGTATCCAACTCCGTGTTCGGCGACCCCTGTGTTGGAACTTATAAGTACTTGGATGTGGCTTACACCTGTGACTGA
- the LOC106598410 gene encoding L-rhamnose-binding lectin CSL3-like, with the protein MHMVRLTVVTLLAAACCTLTDGAISITCEGSDALLQCDGGKIQIKRANYGRCKHDVCSIGRPDNQLTDTNCLSQSTTSKMAERCDGKSQCVVPASNLVFGDPCVGTYKYLDTKYSCVQQPETISSIICEGSDSQLLCDRGEIHILRANYGRRQHDVCSIGRPRKQLKNTNCINQSTTSTMAERCDGERQCIVKVSNYVFGDPCVGTYKYLDVAYTCD; encoded by the exons AtgcacatggtcagactgacggTGGTCACAT TGCTGGCTGCAGCTTGCTGTACACTAACAGATGGAG CAATCAGCATCACGTGTGAAGGCTCTGATGCTTTACTGCAATGTG ATGGAGGTAAGATTCAAATCAAGCGTGCCAACTATGGTCGTTGTAAACACGATGTGTGTTCCATTGGGCGCCCCGATAACCAACTCACGGACACCAACTGCCTCAGCCAATCCACCACCAGCAAGATGGCAGAAAG GTGCGATGGAAAGAGCCAGTGTGTTGTCCCGGCATCCAATTTGGTTTTTGGGGACCCCTGTGTTGGGACTTACAAGTACCTGGACACCAAATACTCCTGTGTCCAACAGCCCGAAACAA TAAGCAGCATCATATGTGAAGGCTCTGATTCCCAACTACTATGTG ATCGGGGTGAGATCCATATTCTGCGTGCCAACTATGGTCGTCGTCAACACGATGTGTGTTCCATTGGGCGCCCACGCAAACAACTCAAAAACACCAACTGCATCAACCAATCCACCACCAGCACAATGGCAGAAAG GTGTGACGGAGAGCGCCAGTGTATCGTCAAGGTATCCAACTACGTGTTCGGCGACCCCTGTGTTGGAACTTATAAGTACTTGGATGTGGCTTACACCTGTGACTAA